From Hirundo rustica isolate bHirRus1 chromosome 19, bHirRus1.pri.v3, whole genome shotgun sequence, a single genomic window includes:
- the TMEM248 gene encoding transmembrane protein 248 has protein sequence MFYINLLENLKVYISSRPPLVVFMISVSAMAIAFLTLGYFFKIKEIKSPEMTEDWNTFLLRFNDLDFCISENETLKHLLNDTTTPESTVTSGQARSSTQSPQALEDSGPINISVAITLTLDPLRPFGGYSRNVTHLSSTVFGHQIGLSGRESHEEINITFTLPAAWNSDDCVLHGHCEQVVFTACMTVTAASSVFPVTVQPPHCVPESYSNATLWYKIFTTARDSNTKYAQDYNPFWCYKGAIGKVYHALNPKLTVIVPDDDRSLINLHLMHTSYFLFVMVITMFCYAVIKGRPSKLRQSNTEFCSEKVALSEA, from the exons ATGTTCTACATAAACCTGTTGGAGAACCTGAAGGTTTACATCAGCAGCCGCCCTCCGCTCGTGGTCTTTATGATCAGCGTGAGCGCCATGGCCATCGCCTTCCTGACTCTGGGCTACTTCTTCAAAATCAAGGAGATCAAGTCGCCAGAAATGACAGAG GACTGGAATACTTTCCTGCTGAGGTTTAACGATTTGGACTTCTGCATATCTGAGAATGAAACCTTAAAGCACCTCCTCAACGACACCACGACTCCCGAGAGCACCGTGACCAGCGGGCAGGCCAGGTCCTCCACGCAGTCCCCGCAGGCCCTGGAGGACTCCGGTCCCATCAACATCTCCGTCGCCATCACGCTGACCCTGGACCCTCTGAGACCTTTCGGGGGGTACTCCCGCAATGTCACACACCTCAGCTCCACCGTTTTTGGGCACCAGATCGGGCTTTCAG GCAGAGAATCCCACGAGGAGATAAACATCACCTTCACCCTGCCGGCTGCCTGGAATTCCGATGACTGTGTCCTGCACGGCCACTGCGAGCAGGTTGTGTTCACCGCCTGCATGACCGTGACAGCAGCCAGCAGCGTTTTCCCGGTCACAGT TCAGCCACCACATTGTGTTCCTGAAAGCTACAGCAATGCCACTCTGTGGTACAAGATCTTCACCACGGCCAGGGACTCGAACACGAAATACGCCCAGGATTACAACCCCTTCTGGTGTTACAAGGGAGCAATTGGGAAAGTCTACCACGCTctaaatcccaaactcactgttaTAGTTCCAGAT GATGATCGCTCTCTAATAAACCTGCACCTCATGCACACCAGTTACTTCCTCTTCGTGATGGTGATTACGATGTTCTGCTATGCAGTCATTAAAGGCAGACCAAGCAAACTGAGGCAAAGCAACACAGAGTTCTGCTCTGAAAAg gttgcTTTGTCAGAAGCATAA